In Acidimicrobiales bacterium, the sequence GCCGACGGCTCGTCGGCCAGCAGCAGCCGCGGCTCCAGGGCCAGCGCCCTCGCCACCGCCGCCCGCTGCTGCTCGCCGAGCGAGGTCTCCTTCGGCTGGCGGGCGGCCAGCTGGTCGAGGCCGAACGCGAACAGCAGGTCGTCGACGGGCACGGACGGGTGGCCGCGCGCCAGCCGGCCGGGCAGCGCGACGTTCTCCCGCACC encodes:
- a CDS encoding ATP-binding cassette domain-containing protein, with amino-acid sequence VRENVALPGRLARGHPSVPVDDLLFAFGLDQLAARQPKETSLGEQQRAAVARALALEPRLLLADEPSAHQNAAWAEAILDAFRRAADGGAACLIATHDPHALPRMDRVLTLRDGELV